Genomic window (Mycoplasmopsis citelli):
TTGCTTATTTGGATAATTTAAAATGTTTCAATGAGCAATCCTTAACCCTTCTGCTTCTTGAATTTGAGGGGTGTTTGTTTTATTTGATTCTACTGAAATAGGTTTTTCAGTTTGTGCAACTTTTGGAGATGTAGTTCCTTGTAAGTTCTTATCACTTTCTAAAGTTTTTTTGGTTTTATTTTGTATATTATCTTCAGACAAAGTATTACTTTTAAAATCACTTGGATTGGGATTTATAGGTGTAGTGTCATTTTCTTTAGATGGAGTGTTTTTATTTATAGTTTTTTTAAGATTTTCAGCATTTTTGATTGCTTTACTTAAAGAATTATAAAAATCACTTTCGCTTTGAGGACTACTTTGAGATTCATAAGCTGATGAACAAGAGCTTGAAATAGCGATTGGAATTGTGCTACTTAAAAGAATACTTAATAGCTTAAAATTCATCAACTTTTTCATGATAAATAAATTATATTCTTTATTATTTATGAACCAAAAATAAAAAATACTTTTTTAACAAAAACATCAAATTTAATTTAAATTAGGAAATATTATTTTTTACAAGGGTTTCGATAGTACATTTACCTTTAAAACTAATTTGTTGTTTTGATTTTTTAAATAATAACCAATACAATTAATTGTATTGGTTATTATTATTATTATTGTCATTTAACTTTAAATACTATCAGGAAGATCTTTATATTCGTATTCTGGTGTGTTTTTAAAAAACATTATAGTGCTTTGATATGAAGCTATGTCAAGCTTAAATTGATTCATATGCTCAGAACTTCGCTCTAAGAATAAATCTTCATCATCTTTAAGTTCGAATGTTTTCTGAATATAAGAATTTTCATTATAATCAAATCAAGTCAAATTAATAGCTTTTCATCTTCCGTCAACAAAAACTTCATTTCAAGCATGAGACCCATTGGAAATTGGACCAGATGCATCTCCTACAACAGGGCCTCCTAAAATGCGAACCGGAATATTTAAAATTGTAAGAGCCGCCGCTAAATTCATTGAGTAACCAACACATTGAATTTCGGGATCGTTGGTAAAAATTTGAGTTGGATTGTAAAATCCATAACCATTGTAGTTAAATTTCTTTTTTATAGGAGATAAATATAAAGAGTTAGTTGCAATATAATAAGCAACTGTTTTTATTTTCTTCTTAGAATCTCAATTTTTGTCAATAATTTTAGGTAATATTTCTTTTCAATGGTTAAATCATTTTTTATATTCAGGGATTGGATTAATTCATTGAGCATCATCAATGGCAGATTTTCCTTTTTTAACTTCTTCGTCAGTTAGCTCAGTTGTGTAGTCTACTATATAACCATTTTCTTTTTTCTTATTTGAACAGGTTTTATTAGTTCTGAATTTATAGATTTATATAAACCATCTGAAAATAAATTTGGCTTTTCAAATAAAAGATTGTTGTAAATACTAAAGCCTTCAATTGATCCAAGTGAGTATTCATCCTTTATTTCAACTAGTTTTTGATAATTGTAAAATTTTTTGTAATCAAATTTTTTTATTGAGCTTCAGTCCAAAAATTCGTATTCTTTATTATCAAATAAATCTTTTTTAAAATTAACGGTTGGTTTTTGAAAGGAAACTTTTGATAAATTAAGTTTATTAATTTCACTAATTACTGATATTTCTTTATTATAATATCCTGAAAAAATTCTTAGTCCTTTTTGTTTAACGTCATTGTAATTTACTTTTTCTGGGTGTTGTTCATTTATGTTTCAAAGCTCAAAATATCTATTTGGTTGAAAATTAATTTGTCTTTCTAAATAATCGCTAATTATTTTATTATCTTTAAATTTTTTATCTATTTGTAAAGCCAAAATATCTTTATCCTCAATTTTAGAGATTTGATCGTCTGTTTTTACAAAAACTCAATTTCATCTTTGATAATATTTAATTCAGTTTTTAATATATTCGTCATTAATTTTAATTCGTTGATAATTTCCACTATAGTATTTGCTAGGCTCTAGTGAAAATTTACCATTTTTATCAATTCCTCATTGAAAATCCACGAATTCACCATAATTATTTTGATAGTAATACAAAATTTTCTTTAATCTTTCAAGTGGTTGAAGATAGTATGGATATTTTTCATATAATTTAATTTGTTCTTTTAACTTATAAATATAAAAATCTTTTAAGTAATTTTGCGAATTGATTGTTTGGTTTTGTTCTGATAAAGTTTTAATTTCATTTGATTTTTGAATGAAAATTTTCTTTCATTCATCTTTATCTTCAGAAGTTAAGACTAAATCATCAGAATTTAAAAATGCTTGTTTTCAAATTTTATAGTTGTGAAGTAAAAAGATTCGTTGTATACGTTTTATGTCTCGATAATCATCATAATCTTCATCTTGTTCTATTTGTTTGATATTATCATTAACAAATGATAAAAAATCTTCTGAAATTGGGAATTTTTTATAATCTAAGATAATTTTTTGAAGATTAGATTTTGTTTCAGATAATCCTTGTTTTGCTAAATACGAAAGCTCTTCTCAAGGAATTTTATCTGTTAGTGAACTAGGTGGGAACCCGACTGAATTTTGTGAAAATAAAGAAATTCTATTTTCTTTATGAAGTATGAGACTTTGTGGCAAAAAAACACAAGATGCAGTGCCTAATGCACTAATTAAAAGTAATGTGAATTTCGTGTTTTGTAATTTTAAAAACTTCATATTATTTTAATTATAACGGTTTACATAAAAAAGAAAAAAGGCCCCTTTGGTTAGCAGTTTGATATGAACCCCAAAAGTTAGACAAAAAATTATTGAAGGAACTTAGTTCTGTATTGGACAGGGCTAAGTCCTTTTAATCTAACTTTAATTCTTTTGTTATTGTAGTAATCAATGTAATTGATAATAGCTTTTTCTAATTGTTCAAGCGATTTAAAAGTATGTTCCTTGCCATAAAACATTTCTGTTTTTAAAACTCCAAAAAATGATTCCATCATCCCATTATCTGGACTATTACCTTTTCGGGACATTGAAGCTTTTATCTCTTTAGAATTTAAAAATTTGTGATAACTATTATGTTGATATTGTCAACCTTGATCACTGTGTAAAATTGTTCCACTATATTTAGCTTTTGTGAAAGCCTTTTTAAGCATTTTTTCAACTTGCAATAAATTTGGGGAGCGAGATATAGTAAAACTGATAATTTCGCTATTATAACCATCTAAAATAGCTGACAAATAAAGTTTTTGAGAATGACTAGGTAAAGCAAATTCAGTAATGTCAGTGTAACATTTTTGCAATGGTTTTTTAGAATAAAAATCTCGATTAATAAGGTTTGGAGCTTTTTTGCCCACTTCGCCTTTGTATGATTTATATTTTTTACGCTTACGATTTCCGCCAATTAAATTTAGCAAATTCATAAGTCTTTTTACTTTTTTATGATTTACCAAATATCCACGATTTTTGAGTTCTAAAGTAATACGACGATATCCATAACTGCCTCTATGTTCATTATATATAGATATAATTTCGTCTTTAAAATTTTTATTTTTATCAGCTGAATTGATTTTTTTAAGATGATAATAATAAGTTGAACGTGATAGTTGAGCAATTTTTAATAAAATTTTTAATGAGAATCCTTCGTCGACCATTTCTTTAACTTTTTGGCTTTTATATTCTGTAAGTCTTTTTGATCCAACGGGATCCCTTTTAACTTTTTTAGGAAAATCACCTCAGTTCTAAGATATTCAATCTCTTGTTTAGCTTTTTCAAGTGGTGTTAATTTTTCTCAAGTTTTCTTTGGTTTACGTCCCATTTTTGATGGCCTTCCTTTTTTCTTTTCAACAATAGTATACCCATTTTTCTTGTATTGAATAATTCAATTTGAAAGAATTCCTCAATTAGGTAATCCATATTGAAGTGAAATTTCTCTTGTAGAATGTCCTTTAAGAAGAACTTGATTAATCATTTCTAATTTTATTTGTGGAGAATAATATTGATTTTTAGTCTTTTTAACAATTTCAATTCCGTGACGATTTATCAGTGCGACAATATATTTTATAATTGCACGATTTACTCTAAATTTTATTGTTAAAGATTTTTCAGTAAATCCTTTTTTACGTAATTGATATATTTTGATTTTGTCTTCGTAACTTAGTTTCATAAAAATGAACCCCTTAATTTTGGATTTTATTGTCCAACTTTAGGGGTTCATATCAGTTAAGTCCAAATTTTGGGTTTTTTGATTTCGAATAGCACAAAAATCTTATTAATTATTATCTAGTTCTTCAATTGAAACTATTACTTGTTTTGCTTTGAGATATCAAATCTGGTTTTTATCATAATCTCAACTAGCCATAACATAGAAAAAATCAAGTTTGTTAGGAGCTCAATCATTTATTTTATTAATAGCTAAATATTCTGAATGTATATAATGAGTATTACTGTCTTTAGCAGATGAATTGTGATACATTTCTCCATAACCCCGAGTTCATTCATTAGACATGTTGTATTCTCAGGTTTTGATTGTTGGTTGGGTCAGTTTCTGTTGTATCAAGGTATCAAATTCTGAAGGAATATTCTTTTTGAGATTTATTTCTTAACCTAAGGGAAAATTTTTGAATAATAGAAACACTATCGGGGGTTTTTCCAAGATATAATGTGCTAAATCAACCACCAAAGCGATATTTATCATAATAATCTCCATACCCTGTAAGGGCATTGGTTCGTCCTGAATCATTTTTATAAATGTAAGTTTCAATGGTATTTCTATAAAGATTTGAGTTTATGATTGTTTCTCTTCATTTTTTATAAGTATTAATTTTATCATTAAGTTCTTATTTTGCCTCTGTTAATTCTTGATTGATTGAATTTTTTATTGCTCAAGCTCAAT
Coding sequences:
- a CDS encoding transglutaminase domain-containing protein; translated protein: MNLAAALTILNIPVRILGGPVVGDASGPISNGSHAWNEVFVDGRWKAINLTWFDYNENSYIQKTFELKDDEDLFLERSSEHMNQFKLDIASYQSTIMFFKNTPEYEYKDLPDSI
- a CDS encoding IS3 family transposase (programmed frameshift), whose product is MKLSYEDKIKIYQLRKKGFTEKSLTIKFRVNRAIIKYIVALINRHGIEIVKKTKNQYYSPQIKLEMINQVLLKGHSTREISLQYGLPNWGILSNWIIQYKKNGYTIVEKKKGRPSKMGRKPKKTWEKLTPLEKAKQEIEYLRTEVIFPKKVKRDPVGSKRLTEYKSQKVKEMVDEGFSLKILLKIAQLSRSTYYYHLKKINSADKNKNFKDEIISIYNEHRGSYGYRRITLELKNRGYLVNHKKVKRLMNLLNLIGGNRKRKKYKSYKGEVGKKAPNLINRDFYSKKPLQKCYTDITEFALPSHSQKLYLSAILDGYNSEIISFTISRSPNLLQVEKMLKKAFTKAKYSGTILHSDQGWQYQHNSYHKFLNSKEIKASMSRKGNSPDNGMMESFFGVLKTEMFYGKEHTFKSLEQLEKAIINYIDYYNNKRIKVRLKGLSPVQYRTKFLQ